The genomic region TGTAGATGTAAAGATAGCCTACGAATGGGAATCGGAATCGAGAGAATCATCTAGCAAGGCTGCCTAAATGCTTCCACACATGTTGATGATGCCTCGATTTAATTCAATTTATTTTCCAGATTGCCAAAAAGACATCATAAAAAGCCGACCACCAATTATGGGCTCACACCACAAGGCGAAATCGTAAAAACAAACTAATCGTCAACGACAACACCCATTCTGTCGGGAAGGCTGCTCTGCAGCAAGTTTGAACGGTGCTTCAGCTTGATCACCTTCACCTGGGGCTTTTTGTACTGTTTCTTCTGCTCTTGCTTTTTCATTTCTACTCCTATTATTGAAATTTGCCGCCATAACCCTTGGGACCGTCATTTTCAAAACCGCTGTTTTGCAGCAGGTTCGCACGGTGTTTCAGCTTGATCACTTTTACCTGGGGTTTGCAATACAGTTTCTTCGGTTCAGGCCTTTTCATTTTACGATAACCTTGCTCCTGTTATTGAAGTAGGAACCCTTAGCGCTGGGTTTGCCGTTGAGTTTACGGCCCTTCAGGTCGAACCAGCGATCTCCCGCGGCGTTGAACTCGCCGGTGCGGGTATTGAGCTTACCGATATACAGAGTTCCGCCCTCATCGTCATCCACGACCACATCCAAGTAATTCGGGGGCTCGATGCTGAAAGTCGTCGAACGTGCCATGGGAGCCATGCCTCGGAAGGACGGTTCCGGAGAAGGTGCCGGAGTTGCGACAGGATTGTAATAGAGGTAGGCTCGCATAGGCGGCAGATTTGCACCAGCGGTAGCTTTCACAAATTCGCCAATATGGACATCGGCAACATTCTCGGCGGCAAAACCATAAACATACCCAAGATCCGGATGACCTTCCATCCAGACCATTTTTCCATAGGTTCCGCGAAGTTCCCAGCCATCACCCTCATCCTGGCCCTGGTCCGTGGGAGAGGCTTCCAATGTACGTTCCAAGGTAGCCCCGGTCTTAAAGGAGATGGTCTCGCCAGTAGTTTTCACTAGGTACGGGGTGTTTGCGATCAGTTCGTCACGAACGGAACCTACGTGAACAGTCCAGTCATCCGAAGAAACATACTTAAATCTGTAGAATACAGCGCCCTCCACATTTTCCACATACATGCTAAAAGGCAGCGTAATGGTGGAGATTGTGCCAGCGGCAAAGGTCCTATTCAGCTCAATTGCGTCCACATCGATATTCCAAGGGAGCAGTACGGAGGTTTCGGAGTTTCCGTCGATAATTGCCTTGCTATCGTCATTGTAAGCACAAACTGCACCGTATGTTGTTCCAAGGGCGTCACCAGTCGCTTCTATTGTATGTATTTCTGTACAGCCAATGCGTGTGCATCGGGCAGTTTTGTGGCCATCCTCAGAGCAAGTCTGGTCACCGTCCAAGTGGTATTCACCCCAAGAGTGGCCGAGAGGCTCGCCAACTTCAAATACTTCAGAAGTGCTTAATGCTCCACATACGCAACTCTTGTAATACTTTGCTTTTTCTGTACAAGTTGCTGCTGATTCGTTAGCACCATCAATGGTTATATCTTCTACAGTGAATGCATGACTTTCAGGTGTCGATGTAGTATTGCCACACTTACAATTTTGATGATGAGTTCCATCTTCTCCATCAACAAATGGCTGTCCCTCATAAACGTGATATTTTACAAACGCTCTTTCATCACCCCACCAACGAGATGAATAATCCAATGAACATGG from Fibrobacter sp. UWR4 harbors:
- a CDS encoding leucine-rich repeat protein, which gives rise to MANFQSNMDEPWNKARQRNYLDKITKAVISDGVTYVGHLAFWNSPGLKTVEIPSSVTAIGNAAFGDCDALTKVKMPCSLDYSSRWWGDERAFVKYHVYEGQPFVDGEDGTHHQNCKCGNTTSTPESHAFTVEDITIDGANESAATCTEKAKYYKSCVCGALSTSEVFEVGEPLGHSWGEYHLDGDQTCSEDGHKTARCTRIGCTEIHTIEATGDALGTTYGAVCAYNDDSKAIIDGNSETSVLLPWNIDVDAIELNRTFAAGTISTITLPFSMYVENVEGAVFYRFKYVSSDDWTVHVGSVRDELIANTPYLVKTTGETISFKTGATLERTLEASPTDQGQDEGDGWELRGTYGKMVWMEGHPDLGYVYGFAAENVADVHIGEFVKATAGANLPPMRAYLYYNPVATPAPSPEPSFRGMAPMARSTTFSIEPPNYLDVVVDDDEGGTLYIGKLNTRTGEFNAAGDRWFDLKGRKLNGKPSAKGSYFNNRSKVIVK